One bacterium HR17 genomic window, CGAAAGGGTTATCGGCAGCCGTCGCGGGTTTCTTCAGTCTGCCCTCAGCCGACCAACGCGATATCGCCCTCTATCGGTTCGTAGAGCGAGTTGCGCCGAACGGGCACGAACCCGGCTTCCACGATGAGGCGACGCAGTTCCGTTTCGGTCAGTTCCGAGGGGCTTTGGGCACCCGCCATGTGGAAGATTTTCTCGTTGACGACCGTGCCGTCAAAATCGTCCGCACCGAAACTCAGCGCCACTTGCGCCAGTTTGGGGTCCAACGAAATCCAATAGGCTTTGATATGGGGGAAGTTGTCCAGCATCAACCGTGCAATGGCAACTTCCTTCAAGTCCTGCACGCCTGTCGTCGGTTTGCCGCCCAGTTGCGTGTTGGCTGGGTGATACGCCAGCGGGATGAAACACAAAAAGCCGCCCGTTTCGTCCTGCAACTGCCGCAATAACTCAAAATGCCGCGCTTTCTCTTCGGGCGTTTCAATGTGCCCGTAGAGGAGCGTGGCGTTGCTCTTAAGCCCCAATGTGTGGGCGACCCGATGGACATGCAACCACTGCTGCGGTGACGCTTTGCGGGGGAACAGGACACGGTGCAAGCGATCGCTGAGCACCTCCGCGCCGCCGCCAGGCAAACTGTCCAACCCCGCCTCTATCAATCGCTCCAAAACTTCCCGCACGCTCAGCCCTGAAATTTCGCTGAAGAACTGGATTTCCACCGCCGTGAAGGCTTTGATGTGCAAATGGGGGAAGGCTTCCTTGATGCGTCGCACCAGCGTCACATAGTAGTCAAAGGGCAACTCTGGGTGCAGACCGCCGACGATGTGCACTTCCGTCACGCGGTCCCACAGCATTTGTCCCAACCGTTCCACATACTCGTCCACCGTGAACTCAAAGGCGTCAGGGTCGTCAATGAATTTCCCGAACGCACAAAACGGGCAGCCCGCAAAGCACACATTGCTGTAGTTCAGGTGCACATTGACGACATAGTAGGCTTTATCGCCATGCCGTTGCCGCCGCACATAATCGGCGAGGTAACCCAACGCCAGAATGTCGCGCGTTTGATACAACCGCACCCCGTCATCCACGCTCAGCCGCTCACCTGCAAAGACCTTTTCGGCGATGTCGGCTAACTCCGATCGCGCTAACAGGTCGTGCAACGCAAGGCACCTCCTTCCAAGTTTGCGGCAGGGGGATGCCCTGCCACCGAACGCCGTAAATCCATTTTCTGGAGGGCTCCCTTCAGCCTGCCAAAGAGCGCCTCGGAGAGCGCTGCGCGCAGCGATGCCGTTTCGGCGGCGCCGGGCTGGCTGCCGGTGCGTCCGCCATTTTTACGCGTTCACGGTTCCTGCAACCGCTCCACCATCGGGCGGATGGTCTGGGCGATGGCGTGAAAAGTTAGCCAGAAATAACCGGCAAACTCAGGCGGGTAGAGGACGGACAACGCGGTAGTCGTTCCGCGCGGTAGAAAAGGCGACCGCAGGGGGACTTCCGCCGCCGCCAACCGCGGTGACGGTGGCGCATTGTCGTATGGACCTTGCAGGACGAGCCGCAAATAGCCGCGATAGAAATGCTTGTCTGGGTTGGGCAATTGAAAATGCGCCCGCGCCATATCGCGGTCGCCACCGTAACGGGCGATTTCCGCTTCAATCACTTCGGGCGCAAAGTGCGGGTTACGGGAAAGGTAGGGGAGCAAGAAGCCGATTTCAATGACGGGCGGTTGGCGCCATCGTTCCCGCCACGCTT contains:
- the mqnE gene encoding Aminodeoxyfutalosine synthase, with product MHDLLARSELADIAEKVFAGERLSVDDGVRLYQTRDILALGYLADYVRRQRHGDKAYYVVNVHLNYSNVCFAGCPFCAFGKFIDDPDAFEFTVDEYVERLGQMLWDRVTEVHIVGGLHPELPFDYYVTLVRRIKEAFPHLHIKAFTAVEIQFFSEISGLSVREVLERLIEAGLDSLPGGGAEVLSDRLHRVLFPRKASPQQWLHVHRVAHTLGLKSNATLLYGHIETPEEKARHFELLRQLQDETGGFLCFIPLAYHPANTQLGGKPTTGVQDLKEVAIARLMLDNFPHIKAYWISLDPKLAQVALSFGADDFDGTVVNEKIFHMAGAQSPSELTETELRRLIVEAGFVPVRRNSLYEPIEGDIALVG